Proteins encoded together in one Xenopus laevis strain J_2021 chromosome 6L, Xenopus_laevis_v10.1, whole genome shotgun sequence window:
- the golga4.L gene encoding golgin subfamily A member 4 isoform X2: MFKKLKQKISEEQSPSKSPLAPDQQGRQRSTSAGNRSRTSSVTEQQDDSLATSDRELLAGMIAEPALLSEYTVFALDRSKRSKQQSDSVNGSLSDNNGNDPISSQRNEPQSFAQKLQMRVPSMESLFRSPIKESLFSSSTKENLLRSGSRDSLNKIDMENPGTAFDPPSDIESEAEDSVGSVEGLNKEQLFNRLHRMDKSLGNYRGKYSELVTAYRTQQRDKEKLQSILSQSQDKALRRIGELREELQMDQQAKKHLQEEFDASLEEKDQHISVLQTQVSLLKKRLQNGQGSSDVPECAASPEPDAERSLQEVDADNGSTPDADGNATSTLNALQVRVKRQENLLQRCKKSIRSHKEQCVNLSSENEALQNQLHERLQELEKMKELHTSEKTKLITQLRDAKNSIEQLEQDKGMMIAEAKRQMHETLELKEEEISQLRLRVKKLNSQCEDLQQQKETFEKAAFEDAEKTVIASQKTEDVLEKLQMEEQIKAIEKASEEERVNLQRELSRVKQEVVDIMKKSCDSRISEIENVHAEALLNKEQEYNEQMRLKEQDFQDQLNAVLKKNEEILNLQQDKEKSLMALEELEQQKKTLECSTAEQLKEMQQEVECYRTRILELESSVAEESKSQDFASLIETERNNHNAEVIAIKEKHKQDLDVLVQEQERIWSEKLALLKEETDAMIIELKQKYQQEYDAQLKERECNFQEHIEQMNEKTLEKLDLKQTELETLSAELSEAINARQEIEQKLLETENDTLKIKQEYDTLIKEEREKHSEEIGSIEREKEILTMGIEKDLKENINNLKLLLDNKECELEELRKEKQNMKEAAEKAEADLKETYTLLESSRHSHEVNVHEKEKANELQLKELQENLKGMTEERNHLKEVTETAETQLKSVQIELDTSKAQVQSLMMEYETQVKDLKVQIEEMSRIASENEHEVRKLKEEHKQIIIDLNNTMCEKEKNILALQEDYKVKHKNQDAKMDKLRQKLKELQESSKKKYSEMETKLKKEIDKKQNELINKEKEYNEKMHEMAQASSTGINHAMAQLELNHKEQIQNTTDKHQRELQETTETWEKKLSQLAEELREKHEEELQEKDQVITEARTELNMKSKEKEDAEKQISYLKELKTQTDVSFSDLQEQLRQSSAQVLHLTQSGNEIKTQLERVEKDCAQLTAEKQMLQQQLDNLKILADEDKSKVDELVSKMRIAEEKYNDLETLHNKVRVDFAKELQDTLVEKENDFKHLLGKQENQLISCCKNAEDLFESLANGLTENHRNQMDRWIVKIANIESYMHKLKEVTFKQRSKMFEQEKQLEQFSKELLSVNKSLNQVTQHMQEKENITSSLKDEIEALNFQNELLKKEGGSQQKVADEKESCITQLKKELSEKTNIVTSLTEVVKERESQVSSLSSLINELKVKHENCVDLTEKENAIAFLTAQQKQSEQELQNQIQELMTNIEILNKEKSAHIDEAAKLQNKLDEWKKKAELKFVQNHNTIKELKEKVETVNKHIVEKDEKLRTLTEEFECHRSNIKETELTRESKELDLISQLEGQTSRILELEEQCLKLMSENKSLMDQIEIKTIQQSEEKKVLVEQIQNVQCVSDNNTKEVQHKVLTLGKEIDALKEELEAKQTKWQLEKAECFQMKDEELKTLEERLTTESANKLSELKKRAEQKIASLKKQLMSQIEEKEQSRKELENQLQSLKINMQKEGQEVQEGLQQEVKNQENKYVLLLEQQKNTEADLTNIRSEVKSKEQRIIELEDIIKDVQQKLSEKELTESEKEQELLKELEAQMLTNNQLVSTHEKALKDLQDEINVKDAEIKTFKEEIDGKFKSLNELQVLFEETHSQESALKIKLEEVEREKLKFRNEITKLQKDMRSLRKEHNQELDLLKKEITEEAEQRIKYEQEDLELKHNSKLKQLMREFNTQMAKKEREVETAVQETIAKAQEVEAELMRSQQIEAVHLHKKIAEKEDDLKRTVKRYEELLEGREEEMTAKVTELQEQLEKLQEELSLKEMHNEEEQNVEEKASPEVFQAQLAQKTSQLNEYKLKEQELKEKVHILEDQVKNFTRGVFYSPIGTPYKEVNNQHAGVSVFGEPTEFEYLRKVMFEYMMGRETKTMAKVITTVLRFPTDQAQQILQREENQPLPRSGMF; this comes from the exons TTCCTTCAATGGAATCACTGTTCAGAAGCCCCATTAAAGAATCACTTTTTTCATCTTCAACCAAAGAAAATCTTTTACGGAGCGGTTCGCGGGATTCCTTGAATAAGATTGATATGGAAAATCCAGGCACAGCATTTGATCCTCCATCTGATATTGAAAGTGAAGCTGAGGATTCTGTGGGAAGTGTAGAAGGACTTAACAAAGAACAATTGTTTAATCGTCTACATCGAATGGATAAAAGTTTAGGAAACTACAGAGGAAAATATTCTGAG CTTGTAACAGCATACAGAACTCAGCAAAGAGACAAAGAAAAACTGCAG TCTATCTTGAGTCAGAGCCAGGACAAAGCACTAAGGAGAATTGGAGAGCTGCGAGAG GAGCTTCAGATGGATCAACAGGCCAAGAAGCATCTACAGGAAGAGTTTGATGCATCTCTGGAAGAGAAAGATCAACATATAAGTGTACTGCAGACACAG GTTAGTTTGCTTAAAAAGCGACTTCAAAATGGACAAGGCAGTAGTGATGTACCAGAATGCGCAGCCTCACCAGAGCCTGATGCTGAGAGATCCCTTCAAGAGGTAGATGCAGATAACGGTTCCACCCCTG ATGCAGACGGGAATGCTACAAGCACTTTAAATGCTCTCCAGGTTAGAGTAAAACGCCAAGAGAACCTTTTGCAAAGGTGCAAGAAATCAATCAGGTCACACAAGGAGCAGTGTGTTAACCTCAGTAGTGAAAATGAAGCTCTTCAAAACCAGCTCCATGAGAGGCTTCAGGAACTGGAGAAAATGAAA GAGCTTCACACTAGTGAGAAGACTAAACTGATTACCCAGCTAAGAGATGCCAAGAATTCAATTGAACAACTGGAGCAAGATAAG GGTATGATGATTGCAGAAGCCAAACGACAGATGCATGAGACATTAGAACTGAAGGAGGAAGAGATTTCTCAGCTTCGGTTGAGGGTCAAGAAACTAAATTCACAGTGTGAGGATCTGCAGCAACAGAAAGAGACATTCGAGAAAGCTG CATTTGAAGATGCAGAAAAAACAGTTATTGCATCACAGAAAACTGAGGATGTTTTGGAAAAGCTGCAGATGGAAGAGCAAATTAAAGCTATAGAAAAGGCCAGTGAGGAAGAGCGTGTGAATCTTCAGAGAGAATTAAGTCGCGTGAAACAAGAGGTGGTGGACATTATGAAG AAATCCTGTGATAGCCGTATCAGTGAGATTGAGAATGTCCATGCAGAGGCCTTGTTGAATAAAGAGCAGGAGTATAATGAGCAGATGCGCCTGAAGGAACAAGACTTCCAGGATCAACTTAATGCAGTCCTT aagaagaatgAGGAGATTTTAAATTTACAACAAGATAAAGAAAAGAGTTTAATGGCCCTAGAAGAGCTTGAGCAACAGAAAAAGACCCTTGAGTGCAGCACAGCAGAACAACTTAAAGAAATGCAACAAGAAGTTGAATGTTACAGAACG AGGATTCTTGAACTTGAAAGTTCTGTTGCGGAGGAGAGTAAATCCCAAGATTTTGCAAGCCTGATTGAGACAGAAAGAAATAATCACAATGCAGAAGTAATTGCCATCAAAGAAAAACATAAGCAAGATCTTGATGTCCTTGTACAGGAACAAGAGAGAATATGGTCAGAAAAGCTTGCACTCCTTAAGGAGGAGACTGATGCTATGATTATTGAACTTAAACAGAAGTATCAGCAAGAATATGATGCACAATTaaaagagagagagtgtaatTTCCAGGAGCATATTGAgcaaatgaatgaaaaaacattagaaaagctAGATTTAAAACAAACTGAACTGGAAACCCTCTCAGCTGAACTGTCTGAGGCTATAAACGCACGGCAAGAGATTGAGCAGAAACTTTTAGAAACAGAAAATGATACTCTCAAAATTAAACAAGAATATGATACCCTGATaaaggaagaaagagaaaaacataGTGAAGAAATTGGTTCCAttgaaagagaaaaggaaatacttaCCATGGGTATTGAGAAAGATTTGAAGGAAAATATTAACAACCTAAAACTACTGTTAGATAATAAAGAATGTGAGTTGGAAGAAttgagaaaagaaaagcaaaatatgaaAGAAGCTGCTGAAAAGGCTGAAGCAGACCTTAAAGAAACATATACTCTATTAGAATCATCCAGGCATTCTCATGAGGTTAATGTACATGAGAAAGAAAAGGCTAATGAGCTGCAACTGAAGGAACTGCAAGAAAATCTAAAAGGCATGACAGAAGAACGCAATCATCTTAAAGAGGTGACGGAAACAGCAGAAACACAATTAAAGAGTGTACAGATAGAACTGGATACAAGTAAGGCCCAAGTACAAAGCCTTATGATGGAGTATGAAACCCAGGTAAAAGATTTAAAGGTACAAATAGAAGAAATGAGCAGAATAGCTTCAGAGAATGAACATGAAGTAAGAAAACTAAAAGAAGAACACAAACAAATAATTATAGACCTTAACAATACTATGTGTGAAAAAGAGAAGAATATACTAGCTTTGCAAGAAGATTATAAAGTAAAACACAAAAATCAGGATGCTAAAATGGACAAGTTAAGGCAAAAATTAAAAGAGCTGCAAGAATCATCTAAAAAGAAATATTCCGAGATGGaaaccaaattaaagaaagagatTGATAAGAAGCAGAACGAGTTGATTAACAAAGAAAAGGAATATAATGAAAAGATGCATGAGATGGCCCAAGCAAGTTCAACTGGAATTAACCATGCAATGGCTCAGCTTGAACTTAATCATAAAGAGCAGATTCAGAATACCACAGACAAGCATCAGAGAGAGCTACAAGAAACCACAGAAACTTGGGAAAAGAAATTAAGCCAGCTTGCTGAAGAACTCAGAGAGAAGCACGAAGAAGAACTTCAGGAGAAAGATCAGGTCATAACAGAAGCAAGAACAGAGTTAAAtatgaaaagcaaagaaaaagaagATGCAGAAAAACAGATATCATACCTCAAGGAACTGAAGACCCAAACAGATGTCTCATTTAGTGACTTACAAGAACAGCTACGTCAGTCATCGGCTCAAGTTTTACATCTGACGCAAAGTGGAAACGAGATCAAGACACAACTTGAAAGGGTGGAGAAAGATTGTGCTCAACTAACAGCAGAGAAGCAAATGCTTCAACAGCAGTTGGATAATCTGAAAATATTAGCAGATGAAGATAAAAGCAAGGTTGATGAATTGGTTAGCAAAATGAGAATTGCTGAAGAAAAGTATAATGACTTAGAGACCCTGCACAATAAAGTGAGAGTAGACTTTGCTAAGGAACTGCAGGATACACttgttgaaaaagaaaatgattttaaacatCTTCTGGGTAAACAAGAAAACCAGTTGATCTCTTGCTGCAAAAATGCTGAAGATTTATTTGAATCACTTGCAAATGGACTCACTGAAAACCACAGAAATCAAATGGATAGATGGATCGTTAAAATAGCAAATATTGAAAGCTACATGCATAAACTGAAAGAGGTCACTTTCAAGCAACGCAGTAAAATGTTTGAGCAAGAAAAGCAACTTGAACAGTTTTCAAAAGAGCTTCTTTCAGTAAACAAATCTCTTAACCAGGTTACTCAACATAtgcaggaaaaagaaaacattacttCATCTCTAAAGGATGAGATTGAAGCTCTTAATTTTCAAAATGAGTTGTTGAAAAAAGAAGGAGGAAGCCAACAGAAGGTTGCAGACGAGAAAGAATCTTGCATTactcaactgaaaaaagaactttcagagaaaacaaatattgtGACCTCCTTAACAGAAGTGGTAAAAGAAAGAGAATCTCAGGTGTCTTCTCTTTCTTCATTAATTAATGAGCTTAAAGTGAAACACGAGAATTGTGTTGAtctaacagaaaaagaaaatgccattGCTTTTCTCACTGCACAGCAGAAACAGAGTGAGCAGGAGCTACAAAATCAAATTCAGGAACTGATGACAAATATTGAGATTCTGAATAAAGAAAAGTCAGCACACATAGATGAAGCTGCTAAGCTTCAAAATAAGCTTGATGAATGGAAGAAAAAAGCAGAACTCAAATTTGTGCAGAACCACAACACTATTAAAGAGCTGAAAGAGAAAGTCGAAACAGTCAATAAGCATATTGTTGAAAAAGATGAGAAACTAAGGACCCTAACAGAGGAATTTGAATGTCATCGTAGCAATATCAAAGAAACAGAACTCACAAGAGAAAGCAAAGAATTGGACTTAATCTCTCAGTTAGAAGGCCAGACATCTAGAATTCTGGAATTGGAAGAGCAGTGTTTGAAGCTGATGTCTGAAAACAAGAGTTTAATGGATCAAATTGAAATTAAAACTATTCAGCAGAGTGAGGAAAAGAAAGTACTTGTTGAGCAAATCCAAAATGTTCAATGTGTATCTGACAATAACACCAAGGAAGTGCAACATAAAGTATTAACCCTTGGAAAAGAAATTGATGCTTTAAAGGAAGAACTGGAAGCAAAGCAAACAAAATGGCAACTGGAAAAAGCAGAGTGTTTTCAGATGAAAGATGAGGAGTTGAAAACATTGGAAGAGAGACTAACTACAGAAAGTGCAAATAAACTTTCAGAGCTGAAGAAAAGGGCTGAACAGAAAATAGCTTCTCTTAAGAAACAACTTATGTCTCAGATAGAAGAGAAAGAGCAGTCAAGGAAAGAACTGGAAAACCAGCTTCAAAGCTTAAAAATTAATATGCAGAAAGAAGGCCAGGAAGTGCAGGAAGGATTGCAACAAGAAGTTAAAAATCAAGAGAACAAATATGTGTTGCTACTGGAGCAGCAGAAGAATACAGAGGCAGATTTAACGAATATTAGGAGTGAGGTAAAATCAAAAGAACAAAGAATTATAGAACTGGAAGATATTATTAAAGATGTTCAGCAAAAACTTTCTGAAAAAGAGTTGACAGAGAGTGAAAAGGAACAAGAGCTTTTAAAGGAACTAGAGGCACAGATGCTGACAAATAATCAGCTAGTTTCTACACATGAAAAAGCTTTAAAAGACCTGCAGGATGAGATCAATGTTAAGGATGCAGAGATAAAGACCTTTAAAGAGGAAATAGATGGAAAATTCAAATCCTTAAATGAACTCCAGGTGCTTTTTGAGGAAACTCATTCTCAAGAGAGTGCATTGAAAATAAAACTGGAAGAAGTAGAGAGGGAGAAGTTAAAATTCAGAAATGAAATAACTAAGCTACAGAAAGATATGCGCTCTTTACGTAAGGAACACAATCAAGAACTAGATTTGCTTAAAAAGGAGATAACAGAGGAAGCTGAACAAAGAATCAA ATATGAACAGGAGGACCTGGAACTTAAGCATAATTCAAAATTAAAGCAACTGATGAGAGAATTCAATACCCAAATGGCTAAAAAGGAGCGTGAGGTTGAAACAGCAGTACAGGAGACTATTG CTAAAGCTCAAGAGGTGGAGGCTGAATTAATGCGATCCCAACAGATAGAAGCTGTCCATCTTCATAAAAAGATTGCTGAGAAAGAAGATGACctgaaaagaacagtaaagagatATGAAGAACTTTTAGAA GGTCGAGAAGAGGAAATGACAGCAAAAGTGACTGAGTTGCAAGAACAACTTGAAAAATTGCAGGAAGAATTATCACTGAAAGAAATGCATAATGAAGAAGAACAAAATGTGGAG gagAAAGCATCCCCTGAGGTTTTTCAG GCACAGCTGGCGCAGAAGACATCCCAACTCAATGAATACAAACTGAAGGAGCAGGAACTTAAAGAGAAG GTTCACATCCTAGAAGACCAGGTGAAAAACTTCACACGTGGTGTATTTTACTCTCCAATTGGCACACCGTATAAAG AAGTTAATAATCAACATGCAGGTGTTTCTGTCTTTGGGGAACCCACAGAATTTGAGTACTTAAGAAAAGTTATGTTTGAGTACATGATGGGGCGTGAAACAAAG ACAATGGCAAAGGTAATCACAACAGTGCTGAGGTTCCCAACAGACCAAGCTCAACAAATTTTGCAGCGAGAAGAAAACCAACCACTG CCTCGCAGTGGTATGTTCTGA